The following are from one region of the Halomonas qaidamensis genome:
- a CDS encoding alpha/beta hydrolase: MTAPGELIIEPQNGQPADACVFIIHGLGADGHDFEPLVPALTLPDSAHVRFIMPHAPRLPVTINGGMVMPAWYDILAMDLGRRVDEAQLRTSAERLQALIEEQIDQGIDSRRIIVAGFSQGGAVAYQAALSFPQPLGGLLAMSTYFATADSIDLAEANRDIPIEVHHGNFDPIVPETLGRNGVERLKEMGYTVNYRQYPMAHALCPQQVNDIGKWLSERLA, translated from the coding sequence ATGACAGCCCCAGGCGAACTGATTATTGAACCGCAAAATGGTCAACCCGCCGATGCGTGCGTGTTTATTATTCACGGGTTGGGTGCCGATGGGCACGATTTCGAGCCGCTAGTACCAGCCCTTACACTCCCTGACTCAGCGCATGTGCGTTTTATTATGCCCCATGCGCCGCGCTTGCCGGTCACTATTAATGGCGGCATGGTGATGCCAGCGTGGTATGACATTCTTGCCATGGACTTAGGACGTCGGGTGGATGAAGCGCAGTTGAGAACGTCTGCTGAACGACTTCAGGCACTGATTGAAGAGCAGATTGATCAAGGGATCGACAGCCGCCGTATTATCGTCGCGGGTTTTTCCCAAGGCGGCGCAGTAGCTTATCAGGCGGCGCTTTCTTTCCCTCAGCCTCTTGGCGGACTGTTAGCTATGTCGACCTATTTTGCGACAGCCGATAGCATCGATTTAGCTGAAGCCAATCGTGATATACCTATCGAAGTACACCATGGGAATTTCGACCCCATCGTTCCTGAAACTCTGGGTCGCAATGGTGTCGAACGCTTAAAAGAAATGGGTTATACGGTTAATTATCGCCAGTATCCGATGGCGCATGCACTATGCCCGCAGCAGGTTAACGATATTGGCAAGTGGCTGAGCGAGCGTTTGGCTTAG